The proteins below are encoded in one region of Methylobacillus flagellatus KT:
- a CDS encoding class 1 fructose-bisphosphatase: protein MLKLSEFLVQQERQHAVADNVLTLIQDIAATCQAVAREIRYGALRGNMGSAGRENVQGEEQKALDVISNDIFTAMASKQPHVAAVASEEMAQAQVFAGKQGKYLLVFDPLDGSSNVNLNLSVGSIFSILPAPEGSVDEASFLQAGSRQLAAGYALYGTSTMLVLTMGHGVHGFTLDPDQGEFYLTHPGLTIAASTEEFAINMSNQRFWQPPVQRYIAECIAGSSGPRGKDFNMRWVATMVAEVHRLLVRGGVFLYPLDSRAVGRGGRLRLLYEANPMSLLVEQAGGLATTGHRRILDVEPAGLHQRVAVMMGAREEVERLQDYHSFTDPTA, encoded by the coding sequence ATGCTGAAGCTTTCGGAATTTCTGGTCCAGCAGGAAAGGCAACATGCCGTTGCCGATAATGTCCTGACGCTGATACAGGATATCGCAGCCACCTGCCAAGCGGTAGCCCGTGAAATCAGATATGGTGCATTGCGGGGCAATATGGGAAGTGCTGGTCGCGAGAATGTGCAGGGTGAGGAGCAAAAAGCGCTGGACGTGATCAGCAACGACATTTTCACTGCGATGGCGTCAAAGCAGCCTCATGTCGCGGCTGTCGCTTCCGAGGAAATGGCGCAGGCGCAGGTGTTTGCCGGAAAGCAGGGCAAATACCTGTTGGTATTCGACCCTCTGGATGGGTCGTCCAATGTCAACCTCAATCTCTCCGTCGGCAGCATTTTCTCCATCTTGCCCGCGCCAGAAGGCTCGGTAGACGAAGCCTCGTTCCTGCAGGCCGGCAGTCGGCAGCTGGCTGCCGGTTATGCGTTGTACGGCACCTCTACCATGCTGGTGTTGACGATGGGGCATGGCGTACATGGCTTTACCCTGGATCCTGACCAGGGCGAGTTCTATTTGACGCACCCCGGCCTGACCATCGCCGCCAGCACTGAGGAATTTGCGATTAACATGTCCAACCAGCGCTTCTGGCAGCCGCCGGTGCAGCGCTATATCGCAGAATGCATTGCGGGCAGCAGCGGTCCGCGCGGCAAGGATTTTAATATGCGTTGGGTCGCTACCATGGTCGCGGAGGTCCATCGCTTGTTGGTGCGGGGAGGTGTATTTCTCTATCCGCTGGACAGCCGCGCTGTAGGAAGGGGTGGTCGCCTGCGCCTTCTTTACGAGGCCAATCCCATGAGCTTGCTGGTAGAGCAGGCAGGAGGGCTTGCTACGACTGGGCACAGGCGCATCCTGGATGTGGAGCCTGCGGGTCTGCATCAACGTGTGGCGGTGATGATGGGAGCGCGCGAAGAAGTGGAGCGCCTGCAGGATTATCATTCGTTCACCGATCCGACGGCGTAG
- a CDS encoding AraC family transcriptional regulator produces the protein MSELIQQLAPHEGHTRSLLDGVRLMRADRPLGRTPVLYEPSIVIVCQGHKRGYLADRVYHYDPQHYLVLSVPLPFSSETDASPEEPLLAVSVRLDMTAVADLVIEVDQQASPVPAAPAGIVSTPLDATLADTTVRLLRALRSTLEARVLGPAIVRELCFRVLLGEQGGAIRAALANHGNFGRIARVLRRIHNDYAQPLDVDTLAREAGLSVPAFHAHFKAVAATSPIQYIKSVRLHQARLMMIRDNVTAAGAAARVGYESPSQFNREFKRLFGRSPGEEAREMRSAFALMEPAQLEAAAATH, from the coding sequence ATGTCCGAATTGATCCAACAACTGGCCCCACACGAAGGCCATACCCGCTCGCTGCTCGACGGCGTGCGCCTGATGCGTGCCGACCGACCCCTGGGACGTACGCCGGTACTGTACGAACCGAGCATCGTCATCGTCTGCCAGGGCCACAAGCGTGGCTACCTGGCCGACCGGGTCTACCACTACGATCCTCAGCACTACCTGGTGCTGTCGGTACCGCTGCCCTTCTCCAGCGAAACCGATGCCAGCCCCGAGGAGCCCCTGCTGGCGGTATCCGTGCGGCTGGACATGACGGCCGTGGCCGATCTGGTCATCGAGGTCGATCAACAGGCCAGCCCGGTGCCTGCCGCCCCTGCGGGCATCGTTTCAACGCCATTGGATGCCACACTGGCAGATACCACGGTGCGCCTGCTGCGGGCCTTGCGCTCAACACTGGAAGCGCGGGTGCTGGGCCCGGCCATCGTGCGGGAACTATGCTTTCGCGTGCTGCTTGGCGAGCAAGGCGGCGCCATCCGCGCCGCGCTGGCCAACCACGGCAACTTCGGTCGCATCGCGCGCGTGCTGCGGCGCATCCACAACGACTACGCCCAGCCGCTGGACGTGGACACGCTGGCGCGCGAAGCGGGGCTGAGCGTGCCGGCCTTCCATGCGCATTTCAAGGCCGTGGCTGCCACCTCCCCCATCCAGTACATCAAGTCGGTGCGGCTGCACCAGGCACGGCTGATGATGATTCGCGACAATGTGACCGCGGCGGGCGCCGCAGCCCGCGTCGGCTACGAAAGCCCTTCGCAGTTCAATCGTGAGTTCAAGCGGCTGTTTGGCCGCAGCCCCGGCGAGGAAGCACGTGAAATGCGTTCGGCCTTTGCCTTGATGGAGCCGGCTCAGCTTGAGGCGGCCGCAGCGACCCACTGA
- a CDS encoding flavin reductase family protein, producing the protein MRNELPPENAYRILESGPIVLVSTRGADGRANLMTMGFHMMMQHEPPLVGAIIGPWDYSHQALSETGECVLAVPTVDLAETVVDIGNCSGDALDKFGHFGLTPVPAQTVDAPLVRQCWANLECRVVDDGWARRYNLWVLEVQRIWIDTARKETRLIHHQGDGRFSVDGDTLDLGERMTKWRHLMG; encoded by the coding sequence ATGCGCAATGAATTGCCTCCGGAAAATGCCTACCGCATCCTCGAATCTGGCCCCATCGTCCTGGTGTCCACGCGCGGCGCGGATGGTCGGGCCAATCTGATGACGATGGGCTTTCACATGATGATGCAGCATGAGCCGCCCTTGGTCGGTGCGATCATCGGGCCGTGGGACTACAGCCATCAGGCACTGTCGGAAACAGGCGAATGCGTGCTGGCAGTGCCGACGGTGGACCTGGCCGAGACTGTGGTGGACATCGGCAACTGCTCGGGCGATGCGCTGGACAAGTTCGGTCACTTTGGCCTGACACCCGTGCCTGCGCAGACGGTGGATGCGCCGCTGGTGCGCCAATGCTGGGCCAACCTGGAATGCCGGGTTGTGGATGACGGCTGGGCGCGCCGCTACAACCTGTGGGTACTGGAGGTCCAGCGCATCTGGATCGACACCGCACGCAAGGAAACGCGGCTGATCCATCACCAGGGCGATGGCCGCTTCAGCGTCGATGGCGATACGCTCGACCTGGGCGAGCGCATGACGAAGTGGCGCCACTTGATGGGCTGA
- a CDS encoding SDR family oxidoreductase, producing the protein MSSTPSGTAKVIVLTGASSGIGEATARHLARLGHHLFIGARRLDRLTALQDELRAEGCHVEVMQLDVTRLEDLQGIASQTHATHGRIDVLINNAGVMPLSPLAALKIDEWNRMLDVNVRGVLHGIAAALPIMQAQGHGHIINIASIGAYQVWPSSAVYCASKFAVRAISDGLRQETDAIRVTLVSPGVVESELADHITDETARAAMREFRRIALPPQAVAQAIAYAIAQPDGVDVNELIVRPTASPY; encoded by the coding sequence ATGTCATCCACCCCATCGGGCACCGCCAAGGTCATCGTGCTTACCGGCGCCAGCAGCGGCATCGGCGAGGCCACGGCGCGCCATCTGGCTAGGTTGGGCCACCATCTTTTCATCGGCGCGCGTCGCCTGGACCGGCTCACCGCGCTGCAGGACGAACTGCGCGCCGAAGGCTGCCATGTCGAAGTGATGCAACTGGACGTCACGCGTCTCGAAGACCTGCAAGGCATCGCCTCCCAGACGCATGCCACGCATGGCCGCATCGACGTGCTCATCAACAATGCCGGCGTCATGCCGCTGTCGCCGCTGGCTGCGCTCAAGATCGACGAGTGGAACCGCATGCTGGACGTCAACGTGCGCGGTGTGCTGCACGGCATTGCCGCTGCGCTGCCGATCATGCAGGCGCAAGGCCACGGACACATCATCAATATCGCCTCGATTGGCGCGTACCAGGTCTGGCCGTCTTCGGCCGTGTATTGCGCAAGCAAGTTCGCGGTGCGCGCCATCTCCGATGGCCTGCGCCAGGAGACTGATGCCATCCGCGTCACGCTGGTCAGCCCCGGTGTGGTCGAGTCCGAGCTGGCCGATCACATCACCGACGAGACCGCGCGAGCAGCCATGCGCGAGTTCCGCCGTATCGCCTTGCCGCCGCAGGCGGTGGCGCAGGCGATTGCCTACGCGATCGCGCAACCCGATGGCGTGGACGTGAACGAGCTCATCGTGCGCCCGACGGCCAGCCCGTACTGA
- a CDS encoding SDR family oxidoreductase — protein MQAQVPSSKIWFITGAARGIGLSLARQALARGDAVAATSRTLASLQQAFGGDNERLLPLQVDLVSEASVQAAIDRTVATFGRIDYVVNNAGYGQQGTIEALSDAELRRNFDVNVFAPLHVLRHALPHLRAQRSGHVFNVASIVGFQGSYAGWGSYVATKFALAGLTETLAAELAELNIKATVVYPGPVRTGFLSKDTLVVAERSIADYTEAKASLDLHLNGMDGKQAGDPEKVATLILQAASVAEPPVHLFAGKIANTLAEQKMQTVQQDLQAWRGASDATDFAE, from the coding sequence ATGCAAGCACAAGTCCCTTCCTCCAAAATCTGGTTCATCACCGGTGCCGCTCGCGGCATCGGCCTGTCGCTGGCCCGCCAGGCCCTGGCGCGCGGCGACGCCGTGGCTGCCACTTCGCGCACGCTGGCCAGCCTGCAGCAGGCCTTCGGCGGCGACAACGAACGGCTGCTGCCGCTGCAGGTGGATCTGGTCAGTGAAGCCAGCGTCCAGGCCGCCATCGACAGGACCGTCGCCACCTTCGGCCGCATCGACTACGTGGTGAACAACGCGGGCTATGGCCAGCAAGGCACCATCGAGGCGCTGAGCGACGCCGAACTGCGCCGCAATTTCGACGTCAACGTATTCGCGCCGTTGCACGTGCTGCGCCATGCCCTGCCGCATCTGCGCGCCCAGCGCAGCGGGCATGTGTTCAACGTGGCGTCCATCGTCGGTTTCCAGGGCAGCTATGCAGGCTGGGGCAGCTATGTGGCGACCAAGTTCGCGCTGGCGGGCCTGACCGAAACGCTCGCAGCCGAACTTGCCGAACTGAACATCAAGGCGACCGTGGTGTACCCCGGCCCGGTGCGCACCGGCTTCCTGTCCAAGGACACGCTGGTCGTGGCCGAGCGCTCGATCGCCGATTACACCGAGGCCAAGGCCTCACTGGACTTGCATCTCAATGGCATGGACGGCAAGCAGGCGGGCGATCCGGAGAAAGTGGCAACGCTGATCCTGCAGGCGGCCAGCGTTGCTGAACCACCGGTGCACCTGTTCGCCGGCAAGATTGCCAACACGCTGGCCGAGCAGAAGATGCAGACCGTGCAGCAGGACCTTCAAGCCTGGCGCGGCGCATCCGATGCCACGGATTTTGCTGAGTAA
- a CDS encoding monovalent cation/H+ antiporter subunit A, with amino-acid sequence MGLAYLTLIPFIGAIFTKLSTRLGRYSSAWVAILSAMLSLFLLWPLAMQAWQGNTVIQRITPWMPELGISLAFRLDGLSLLFSLMILLVGLIVVIYARYYLSPRDSMGRFYSYLLLFMGSMLGVVLSENIIQLLMFWELTSLSSFLLISYWQQREEASRGARMALTITGGGGLAMLGGFLLLGNMAGSYDLSDILLAGDAIRSHEHYPLMLLLILLGVFTKSAQFPFHFWLPNAMAAPTPVSAYLHSATMVKAGIFLLARLFPALSGTPEWTWIVSGVGIATFVTGSYIALFKHDMKALLAYSTISHLGLIVALFGIGTPLAVVAGIFHIINHATFKASLFMLAGIVDHETGTRDIRHLGGLRRYMPYSAVLMVIAAAAMAGIPGLNGFISKEMFLDQIVAHGNTFPHQWLLPAIVTAGAVFSAAYSIRIAHSVFFGSEPDDLPKAPHDPSSGMQIPVAILVAACVAVGVLPAIAEPLVTLVTASTLQTAPPAFHLAIWHGLTPALWMSAIALAGGILVYRQREAFFSLQTLVDGRIDAKIMYNGAMRRLFAWSGAITMNADNLSQKRMLWILFVTAIVLGGYGFISGEGSLVGSRAMLPVDPMSIMVAIIMIAATIATVVMHQQRFTSLILVGAVGLGVALTFVKFSAPDLALTQLAVEFITSVLLLLALFFLPQTTPDEQDRLRQTRDIVIAVLAGLGVAALSYAVLTREYETIADYFIENSVSGGGGANVVNVLLVDFRGFDTMGEITVLALAGLGIYAMLDQLQLLSPKQDAEGRPWNPDTHPLILATFSRILLPLALLVAVFILLRGHNLPGGGFIAGLITSAALIVQYLANGVEWTRTKLPANTHPLIGYGLLTSASTGVASWYFGYPFLTSTFDHVHLPVLGEFELASAMAFDIGVFLVVVGTSLLILINLGMIHQVSYLPRASKPTGGKEAKPASAATMANKPEKLAMKKQEDMSWKR; translated from the coding sequence ATGGGCCTAGCTTATTTAACACTCATCCCTTTTATCGGGGCGATCTTCACTAAACTCAGCACCAGACTGGGCCGCTACTCGTCTGCCTGGGTCGCCATTCTTTCCGCGATGTTGTCACTCTTCCTGCTATGGCCGCTGGCAATGCAGGCATGGCAGGGCAATACCGTGATCCAGCGCATCACGCCTTGGATGCCGGAGCTGGGTATCAGCCTCGCGTTCCGGCTGGATGGCCTGTCCCTGCTGTTCAGCCTGATGATTCTGCTGGTTGGCCTGATCGTGGTGATTTATGCACGCTATTACCTGTCCCCGCGCGACAGCATGGGGCGTTTTTATTCCTACCTCCTGCTGTTCATGGGCTCAATGCTGGGTGTCGTGCTTTCGGAAAACATCATCCAGCTCCTGATGTTCTGGGAGCTCACCAGCCTGTCGTCATTCCTGCTGATCAGCTATTGGCAACAGCGCGAAGAAGCCAGCCGTGGTGCACGCATGGCCCTCACGATCACTGGCGGCGGCGGACTTGCCATGCTGGGCGGTTTCCTGCTGCTGGGCAATATGGCGGGCAGCTACGACCTCAGCGACATCCTGCTGGCAGGCGATGCCATCCGCAGCCACGAGCATTATCCGCTCATGTTGCTGCTGATCCTGCTTGGCGTGTTCACCAAGTCGGCACAGTTTCCTTTCCATTTCTGGCTGCCCAATGCCATGGCAGCGCCTACTCCGGTGTCAGCCTATTTACACTCCGCCACCATGGTCAAAGCCGGCATATTCCTGCTTGCACGCCTGTTTCCTGCGCTTTCGGGTACACCGGAATGGACCTGGATCGTTTCCGGCGTCGGTATTGCCACCTTCGTCACAGGCAGCTACATCGCCCTGTTCAAGCACGACATGAAAGCGCTGCTGGCCTATTCCACCATCAGCCACCTGGGCCTGATCGTCGCCCTGTTTGGCATTGGCACCCCGCTGGCAGTGGTCGCCGGTATCTTTCATATCATCAACCATGCAACCTTCAAGGCCTCGCTATTCATGCTGGCCGGTATCGTAGATCACGAGACCGGCACCCGTGATATACGTCACCTGGGCGGCCTGCGGCGCTACATGCCTTACAGCGCAGTGTTGATGGTCATCGCTGCAGCAGCCATGGCGGGTATTCCCGGCCTCAATGGCTTCATTTCCAAGGAAATGTTCCTTGACCAGATCGTTGCCCACGGCAACACCTTCCCTCACCAATGGCTGTTGCCAGCAATCGTAACAGCTGGCGCAGTGTTCTCGGCAGCCTATTCCATTCGCATTGCTCATAGCGTCTTTTTCGGCAGCGAGCCTGATGACCTACCCAAGGCGCCCCACGATCCCTCAAGCGGCATGCAAATTCCAGTTGCCATCCTAGTCGCCGCCTGCGTTGCAGTAGGCGTGCTCCCTGCGATTGCAGAGCCACTGGTGACATTGGTCACAGCCAGCACCCTTCAAACTGCACCTCCAGCCTTTCATCTTGCGATCTGGCACGGCCTGACGCCTGCCTTGTGGATGAGCGCCATTGCACTGGCAGGGGGTATCTTGGTGTATCGGCAGCGCGAAGCGTTTTTCTCCCTGCAAACCCTTGTCGACGGCAGGATAGATGCCAAGATCATGTATAACGGCGCCATGCGAAGGCTGTTTGCTTGGTCAGGCGCCATTACCATGAATGCGGACAACCTTTCTCAGAAGCGCATGCTATGGATATTGTTCGTCACGGCGATCGTGTTGGGTGGATACGGCTTTATCAGCGGCGAGGGCAGCCTTGTGGGCAGCCGCGCCATGCTCCCGGTTGACCCCATGAGCATAATGGTCGCCATCATCATGATAGCAGCGACCATTGCCACTGTGGTCATGCACCAGCAACGCTTTACTTCGCTCATTCTGGTCGGTGCAGTCGGCCTGGGTGTGGCATTGACCTTTGTCAAGTTCTCCGCACCCGACCTCGCATTGACGCAGCTTGCTGTGGAATTCATCACCTCCGTGTTGCTGCTGTTAGCTCTGTTCTTCCTGCCGCAGACAACGCCGGATGAGCAGGATCGCCTGCGCCAGACACGTGATATCGTGATTGCCGTCTTGGCTGGTCTTGGCGTTGCCGCGCTGAGCTATGCCGTGCTGACCCGGGAATATGAAACCATTGCCGACTATTTCATTGAGAACAGCGTGAGTGGCGGCGGTGGAGCCAATGTTGTCAATGTGTTGCTCGTGGACTTCCGCGGCTTCGATACCATGGGCGAGATCACGGTGCTGGCATTAGCCGGCCTGGGCATTTACGCCATGCTGGACCAGCTCCAGCTACTCAGCCCCAAGCAGGATGCCGAAGGCCGTCCATGGAACCCTGATACCCACCCGCTAATCCTGGCGACCTTTAGCCGCATCCTGCTGCCACTTGCCCTGCTGGTTGCGGTCTTCATCCTGTTGCGGGGGCACAACCTGCCAGGCGGTGGTTTCATTGCAGGGCTCATCACCTCCGCGGCACTCATCGTGCAATATCTCGCCAATGGCGTGGAGTGGACACGCACCAAACTGCCTGCCAATACCCATCCGCTCATCGGCTATGGCCTGCTGACATCGGCCAGCACCGGCGTGGCCAGCTGGTATTTCGGCTACCCCTTCCTTACCTCGACGTTTGACCACGTGCATTTGCCGGTGCTGGGAGAATTCGAACTGGCTTCTGCCATGGCATTCGACATCGGTGTATTCCTAGTGGTCGTCGGCACTTCACTACTGATCCTGATCAACCTGGGCATGATCCATCAGGTCAGCTACTTGCCTCGCGCCAGCAAGCCCACCGGAGGGAAAGAGGCGAAACCGGCCTCCGCCGCCACAATGGCCAACAAGCCTGAAAAGCTCGCAATGAAAAAACAGGAAGACATGTCATGGAAGCGTTGA
- the pmbA gene encoding metalloprotease PmbA, translated as MSEEVLRLAKVAGASSAEAEVSLGIGQNVSVRMGETETIEYNRDKGMSVTVYFGQQKGHASTSDLSASALRDTVAAACNIARYTAQDEFCGLADPALLARDIPDLDLHHPWDISVDEALALALECEQAARFADPRITNSEGASVSTYEGLFSYANSHGFNAGYPSSRHGLSCSVIAESGDSMQRDYWYTSARHPGDLDSARAVGLRAGERAARRLGPGKIKTCQVPVLFEAPLASGLISHLVSAISGGSLYRQSSFLLDSLGKQVMSSLMSIEELPHIPRGLASSPFDNEGVATRGRLLINNGILEGYMLGSYSARKLGMQTTGNAGGNHNLVVRHGDLDLAGLLNTMGTGLLVTELLGHGINMVTGDYSRGAAGFWVENGVIAYPVEEITIAGNLAEMFMNIVAVGNDVLVQGSKQTGSILIERMTVASGE; from the coding sequence ATGAGTGAAGAAGTCTTGCGCCTGGCAAAGGTGGCGGGCGCAAGCTCGGCGGAGGCCGAAGTCAGCTTGGGGATAGGTCAGAATGTCTCGGTCCGTATGGGCGAGACCGAAACCATCGAATACAACCGCGATAAAGGCATGTCGGTGACGGTTTATTTCGGCCAGCAAAAGGGGCATGCCAGCACTTCGGACCTCAGCGCCAGCGCACTCAGGGATACCGTCGCCGCGGCTTGCAATATCGCGCGCTACACGGCCCAGGATGAGTTCTGCGGCCTGGCCGACCCTGCCTTGTTAGCGCGTGATATTCCCGATCTGGACTTGCACCATCCGTGGGATATTAGCGTAGACGAAGCCTTGGCATTGGCGCTGGAGTGTGAGCAGGCGGCCCGTTTTGCCGATCCGCGCATTACCAATTCTGAGGGGGCTTCGGTCTCGACTTACGAAGGCCTGTTTTCTTATGCCAACAGCCATGGATTCAATGCCGGCTACCCCAGCTCGCGCCATGGTCTCAGCTGTTCGGTGATCGCCGAGTCGGGCGACAGCATGCAGCGCGACTATTGGTACACCAGCGCACGCCATCCCGGCGACCTGGATTCGGCACGCGCTGTCGGCTTGCGCGCCGGCGAACGCGCAGCGCGCCGGCTGGGACCGGGCAAGATCAAGACCTGCCAGGTACCCGTTCTTTTCGAGGCCCCGTTGGCATCTGGGCTGATTTCGCACTTGGTTTCCGCCATCTCCGGCGGCAGCCTGTACCGTCAGTCTTCCTTCTTATTGGACAGTCTCGGTAAACAGGTCATGTCCTCCCTCATGAGCATAGAAGAGTTGCCTCATATTCCCAGAGGCCTTGCCAGCTCGCCATTTGACAACGAAGGCGTGGCAACCCGCGGCAGGCTACTAATCAATAACGGCATCCTGGAAGGCTACATGCTCGGGAGCTACTCTGCCCGCAAACTCGGCATGCAGACCACGGGCAATGCGGGAGGCAACCATAACCTGGTCGTCCGCCATGGCGATCTTGACCTAGCCGGCCTGCTCAACACTATGGGAACGGGATTGTTGGTGACTGAGTTGCTCGGGCATGGGATTAATATGGTCACGGGAGATTATTCCCGCGGTGCGGCAGGGTTCTGGGTGGAGAATGGCGTGATTGCCTACCCGGTCGAGGAAATCACGATTGCGGGCAATCTGGCTGAAATGTTCATGAATATCGTGGCGGTGGGTAATGATGTGCTGGTGCAGGGGTCGAAGCAGACAGGTTCCATCCTCATCGAGCGCATGACGGTGGCAAGCGGCGAATAG
- the yjgA gene encoding ribosome biogenesis factor YjgA: protein MKPDKTENTEHGIEPVSKTKRKAEADALQAIGVTLTELPRDKLNKLDLPEALLDAVNEAKRITSNGALRRQMQYIGRLMRDIDTDPIVEQLQRWEGSHTEENARFHRLEQWRNRLIEDESALSEFISEFPNTEAQQVRNLIRNARREHAAGKPPKSSRELFKLLRSITEAPPPGTELSAD from the coding sequence ATGAAACCCGACAAGACAGAAAACACCGAACATGGCATTGAGCCTGTCAGCAAAACCAAGCGCAAGGCTGAGGCCGATGCCCTGCAAGCCATCGGCGTGACATTGACCGAGCTACCAAGGGACAAGCTCAACAAGCTGGACCTACCGGAAGCCCTATTGGATGCCGTCAACGAAGCCAAGCGCATCACATCGAACGGTGCATTGCGCCGCCAGATGCAATATATTGGCCGTCTGATGCGCGATATCGATACCGACCCCATTGTCGAGCAGCTGCAACGCTGGGAAGGCTCGCACACTGAAGAAAATGCACGCTTTCACCGACTGGAGCAATGGCGTAACCGCCTGATTGAAGATGAGTCTGCGTTGTCGGAATTCATCAGTGAATTCCCCAATACGGAAGCGCAACAGGTACGCAACCTCATCCGCAATGCAAGACGCGAGCATGCTGCAGGCAAGCCGCCCAAGAGCAGCCGCGAGCTGTTCAAGTTATTGCGCAGTATTACGGAAGCGCCACCTCCCGGCACTGAACTCAGCGCTGACTGA
- a CDS encoding MlaA family lipoprotein, with protein sequence MRVKFSGIAISVAVALSMAGCATQANKDPLESMNRGIYKFNDTADKAVLKPIAGAYKAVLPSPIRTGVNNFFTNLGTFTSLVNNILQLELGKAMDNTGRLLINSTIGIGGLVDVASMDGVPNHRADFGQTLGKWGVGSGAYLVLPFLGPSTLRDTAGLTIDTLYFDPIQYTNHVRERNQLRMLSFIDLRSQYLPASDLIDDAALDPYIFMREAYLERRHQFVTGEASSFDDFDDDDEEVTPPEPQ encoded by the coding sequence ATGCGCGTTAAATTTTCAGGGATTGCGATCAGTGTCGCAGTTGCGCTCAGCATGGCAGGCTGTGCGACCCAAGCCAATAAAGACCCACTGGAAAGTATGAACCGGGGCATTTACAAGTTCAATGATACTGCCGACAAAGCCGTTCTCAAACCAATCGCAGGCGCATACAAGGCAGTCCTGCCGAGCCCGATCCGCACGGGCGTCAACAACTTCTTCACAAACCTCGGTACATTCACGTCGCTAGTCAACAATATTCTGCAGCTGGAACTGGGCAAGGCCATGGACAACACCGGGCGCCTGCTCATCAATTCCACTATCGGGATTGGCGGCTTGGTGGATGTTGCTTCCATGGATGGCGTGCCCAACCACAGGGCTGACTTCGGCCAGACCCTGGGCAAATGGGGCGTGGGTAGCGGCGCCTACCTGGTGCTGCCTTTCCTCGGCCCGAGCACATTGCGCGATACGGCAGGCCTGACAATCGATACGCTTTACTTCGATCCGATCCAATATACCAACCATGTGCGCGAGCGCAACCAGCTGCGCATGTTGAGCTTCATTGACTTGCGCTCACAGTATTTGCCAGCCAGCGACCTGATCGACGATGCCGCATTGGATCCTTACATCTTTATGCGCGAGGCCTACCTGGAGCGCAGGCATCAGTTCGTCACCGGCGAGGCATCGTCATTCGATGATTTCGACGACGATGACGAGGAAGTAACGCCGCCAGAGCCCCAATAA